In Mixta intestinalis, the following are encoded in one genomic region:
- a CDS encoding flagellin — protein MAVINTNTLSLTTQNNLNKSQSSLGSAIERLSSGLRINSAKDDAAGQAIANRFTSNINGMTVAARNANDGISMAQTAEGALSEINNNLQRVRDLTVQAQNSTNSASDIDSIQAEVNQRMAEINRVTKQTDFNGTKILDNTASKDFSFQVGAKDGETISITMDASSGWNKYDATAADGSGTATIAATDRKVKTQGFDVLANAGATDGTGPLAVVDAAIKNVDTQRSTLGASQNRFESTVTNLNNTVTNLSAARSRIQDSDYATEVSNMSRAQILQQAGSSVLAQANQVPQTMLSLLR, from the coding sequence ATGGCAGTTATTAATACTAACACTCTGTCGCTGACCACCCAGAACAACCTGAACAAATCTCAGTCTTCTCTGGGTTCAGCGATTGAGCGCCTCTCTTCTGGCCTGCGTATCAACAGTGCAAAAGATGACGCAGCAGGTCAGGCGATCGCTAACCGCTTTACCTCTAACATCAACGGCATGACCGTTGCCGCGCGTAACGCCAACGACGGCATCTCTATGGCGCAGACCGCTGAAGGCGCGCTGAGCGAAATCAACAACAACCTGCAACGCGTGCGTGACCTGACCGTGCAGGCGCAGAACAGCACCAACTCTGCTTCCGACATCGACTCCATCCAGGCTGAAGTTAACCAGCGTATGGCTGAGATCAACCGCGTCACCAAGCAGACTGACTTCAACGGCACCAAGATCCTCGACAACACCGCCAGCAAAGATTTCTCTTTCCAGGTGGGCGCGAAAGATGGCGAAACCATCTCCATCACCATGGATGCCAGCAGCGGCTGGAACAAGTATGACGCTACCGCAGCAGACGGCTCCGGCACCGCAACTATCGCGGCGACCGATCGTAAAGTGAAAACTCAGGGCTTCGACGTGCTGGCTAATGCTGGCGCAACCGACGGCACCGGCCCGCTGGCCGTTGTTGATGCGGCGATCAAAAACGTTGATACCCAGCGCAGCACCCTGGGCGCGTCACAGAACCGTTTCGAATCTACCGTGACCAACCTGAACAACACGGTGACCAACCTGTCAGCGGCCCGCAGCCGTATTCAGGACTCTGACTACGCAACGGAAGTTTCCAACATGTCCCGCGCGCAGATCCTGCAGCAGGCTGGCAGCTCGGTACTGGCGCAGGCCAACCAGGTGCCGCAGACCATGCTCTCCCTGCTGCGTTAA
- a CDS encoding flagellin — protein MAVINTNTLSLTTQNNLNKSQSSLGSAIERLSSGLRINSAKDDAAGQAIANRFTSNINGMTVAARNANDGISMAQTAEGALSEINNNLQRVRDLTVQAQNSTNSASDIDSIQAEVNQRMAEINRVTKQTDFNGTKILDNTASKDFSFQVGAKDGETISITMDASSGWNKYDATAASGAGTATIAASDRKVQTQGFDVLANSGATDNTGPLATIDAAIKNVDTQRSTLGASQNRFESTVTNLNNTVTNLSAARSRIQDSDYATEVSNMSRAQILQQAGSSVLAQANQVPQTMLSLLR, from the coding sequence ATGGCAGTTATTAATACTAACACTCTGTCGCTGACCACTCAGAACAACCTGAATAAATCTCAGTCTTCTCTGGGTTCAGCTATTGAGCGCCTGTCTTCTGGTCTGCGTATCAACAGTGCAAAAGATGACGCAGCAGGTCAGGCGATCGCTAACCGCTTTACCTCTAACATCAACGGCATGACCGTTGCCGCGCGTAACGCCAACGACGGCATCTCTATGGCGCAGACCGCTGAAGGCGCGCTGAGCGAAATCAACAACAACCTGCAACGTGTGCGTGACCTGACCGTGCAGGCGCAGAACAGCACCAACTCTGCTTCCGACATCGACTCCATCCAGGCTGAAGTTAACCAGCGTATGGCTGAGATCAACCGCGTCACCAAGCAGACCGACTTCAACGGCACCAAGATCCTCGACAACACCGCCAGCAAAGATTTCTCTTTCCAGGTGGGCGCGAAGGATGGCGAAACCATCTCCATCACCATGGATGCCAGCAGCGGCTGGAACAAGTATGACGCCACCGCAGCGAGCGGCGCGGGCACCGCCACCATTGCGGCCAGCGATCGTAAAGTGCAGACGCAGGGCTTCGACGTGCTGGCTAACTCCGGCGCAACTGATAACACCGGCCCGCTGGCAACCATCGATGCGGCGATCAAGAACGTCGATACCCAGCGCAGCACCCTGGGCGCGTCCCAGAACCGTTTCGAATCTACCGTAACCAACCTGAACAACACGGTGACCAACCTGTCAGCGGCCCGCAGCCGTATTCAGGACTCTGACTACGCAACGGAAGTGTCCAACATGTCCCGCGCGCAGATCCTGCAACAGGCTGGCAGCTCGGTACTGGCGCAGGCCAACCAGGTGCCGCAGACCATGCTCTCCCTGCTGCGTTAA
- the fliD gene encoding flagellar filament capping protein FliD, translated as MASISSLGAGTSLTNLQTLYDSLETSEKTRLTPITTQQSSYKAKLTAWGIVQTSLEKLQTAADALKDTSKIAASKVTSTNTAFSAVLANDATAGNYSVEVGKLAQAQSLLSKAASSKDSDLGDSSLATRTITITQSGQKTPMTVTLSKDQTSLSDIRDAINKQQGSVTASIIKSDDNTYYLSLTARDTGTANAMTIATDDSALAQYISYDKSASANGMSEQVAAADAELTINGVAITRSSNTITDAPEGVTLTLSKTNVGSPETLTVAKDNQPMIAAVQAYVDAYNSLQTTIGNQTKYTAVEQGADAQDSSNGDLLGDGTLRNIQTRLRSVLSSSQSGGEFSLLSQIGVTQDLNGKLTVDSDKLNKALNEKSASVTTFLSGDGKTTGFATQASNLLDSMLDSDGAIQRAEDGINTSLKRLSDQYDRTNTQIEATMARYKSQFTSLSSLVSSLTQTGNYLTQQFSAMS; from the coding sequence ATGGCAAGTATTAGCTCTCTCGGTGCGGGTACCAGTCTCACCAACCTGCAAACCTTGTATGATAGCCTTGAGACGTCTGAAAAAACGCGCCTGACCCCGATCACTACGCAGCAAAGCTCCTATAAGGCAAAGCTGACCGCGTGGGGCATCGTGCAAACTTCGCTGGAAAAACTGCAAACCGCCGCCGATGCACTGAAAGATACCTCGAAAATCGCCGCCAGCAAGGTCACCAGCACCAATACCGCCTTCAGCGCCGTACTGGCGAATGATGCCACCGCAGGCAACTATTCGGTTGAAGTTGGCAAGCTGGCGCAGGCGCAGTCGCTACTGTCGAAAGCGGCCAGTAGCAAAGACAGCGATCTGGGCGACAGTTCGCTGGCCACGCGCACCATTACCATTACACAGAGCGGCCAGAAAACGCCGATGACCGTCACGCTGAGCAAGGATCAAACCAGCCTGTCGGATATCCGCGATGCGATTAACAAACAGCAGGGCAGCGTCACCGCCAGCATCATCAAATCTGATGACAATACGTATTACCTGTCGCTGACCGCTCGTGATACCGGCACCGCCAACGCCATGACAATCGCTACCGACGACAGCGCGCTGGCGCAATATATCAGTTACGACAAAAGCGCCTCCGCTAACGGTATGTCCGAGCAGGTTGCCGCCGCCGACGCCGAATTGACCATCAACGGCGTGGCGATCACCCGCAGCAGCAACACCATTACCGACGCGCCGGAAGGCGTTACCCTGACGCTGAGCAAAACCAACGTCGGCAGCCCGGAAACCCTGACGGTAGCCAAAGATAACCAGCCGATGATCGCCGCAGTGCAGGCCTACGTAGATGCCTATAACTCGCTGCAAACCACCATCGGCAACCAGACCAAATATACCGCCGTTGAGCAGGGAGCGGATGCCCAGGACAGCAGCAACGGCGATCTGCTGGGCGACGGCACGCTGCGCAATATTCAGACGCGCCTGCGTTCAGTGCTCTCCAGTTCGCAGTCGGGCGGTGAATTTTCGCTGCTGTCGCAGATCGGCGTCACCCAGGATCTCAACGGCAAGCTGACGGTGGACAGCGATAAACTGAACAAAGCGCTGAATGAAAAATCGGCCAGCGTTACTACTTTTCTCTCCGGCGACGGCAAGACCACCGGCTTTGCTACCCAGGCCAGCAACCTGCTCGATTCGATGCTGGACTCAGACGGTGCGATCCAGCGGGCGGAAGATGGCATTAACACCTCGCTGAAACGTCTCTCCGATCAGTACGATCGGACAAACACCCAGATCGAAGCCACCATGGCGCGCTATAAAAGCCAGTTCACCAGCTTAAGCTCGCTGGTTTCCTCGCTGACGCAAACGGGGAACTATCTGACGCAGCAATTCTCAGCGATGAGCTAA
- the fliS gene encoding flagellar export chaperone FliS has product MYAKSGIQAYAQVSVESAVMSASPHQLVVLLFDGALSAMKKATILMAQGDIPGKGQALSKAINIITNGLRAGLNHEAGGDIAANLDDLYEYMTRRLLHANLHNDAAAIEEVERLLSNIADAWKEIGPHAAQDVR; this is encoded by the coding sequence ATGTACGCAAAATCGGGAATTCAGGCCTACGCACAGGTCAGTGTTGAAAGTGCCGTGATGAGTGCCAGCCCGCATCAGCTGGTGGTACTGCTGTTTGATGGCGCATTAAGCGCGATGAAAAAAGCGACCATTTTGATGGCACAGGGTGATATTCCCGGCAAAGGCCAGGCGCTGTCGAAGGCGATTAATATTATCACCAACGGCCTGCGCGCCGGGCTGAACCACGAGGCGGGCGGCGATATTGCCGCCAACCTTGACGATCTGTATGAGTATATGACGCGGCGTCTGCTGCATGCCAATCTGCATAATGACGCCGCCGCAATTGAAGAAGTAGAGAGACTGCTGAGCAATATCGCCGACGCCTGGAAAGAGATCGGCCCGCACGCCGCTCAGGATGTGCGCTAA
- the fliT gene encoding flagella biosynthesis regulatory protein FliT: MTAHLDLLRGYQQLLMLSNTLLSLAQQGQWDALIGQEVSYLQAVESVTQAVDGATLPAAVQAQIRPLLRQLLDNETQVKTLLANRMDELRALVSQGNQQKNITSAYGRLSGTLLSPGDL, from the coding sequence ATGACTGCCCATCTTGATCTGTTACGCGGCTATCAGCAGCTACTGATGCTCAGTAATACCCTGCTCTCGCTGGCGCAACAGGGCCAGTGGGATGCCCTGATAGGCCAGGAAGTCAGCTATTTGCAGGCGGTGGAGAGCGTAACCCAGGCGGTGGATGGCGCAACGCTGCCCGCAGCGGTACAGGCACAGATCCGTCCGCTGCTGCGCCAGCTGCTGGATAACGAAACCCAGGTGAAAACCCTGCTCGCCAACCGTATGGATGAGCTACGCGCGCTGGTCAGCCAGGGCAACCAGCAAAAAAATATCACCTCTGCCTACGGGCGTCTTTCCGGCACTCTCCTTTCCCCTGGCGATCTCTGA
- the amyA gene encoding alpha-amylase, whose protein sequence is MRNPTLLQFFHWYYPDGGRLWPEVAERAAWLAGIGITSVWLPPCYKGESGGYSVGYDPYDLFDLGEFVQKGTCATKYGDKAQLLRAVETLRQHRIDVLIDVVLNHKMGADEKERISVRRVNPDNRDEIDEEIISAEAWTRFTFPAREGKYSRFIWDYHCFSGIDHIENPDESGIFKIENDYGGDGWNDQVDDERGNFDYLMGANIDFRNRAVSEELKYWARWLMETLPCTGFRLDAVKHIPAWFCKQWIEHVQATASQPMFIVAEYWSHDVETLLRYLDRLAGKALLFDAPLQMKFHQASQLGADFDLRTLFSDTLTARAPAHAATLVANHDTQPLQSLEAPVDSWFKPLAYALILLREQGVPTIFYPDLFGASYQDEGADGEYCTIEMPVVDELEALIRARQRYAHGIQTDYFDSANCIAFSRRGTADHPGCVVVLSNGSDGEKRITLGEAFAGTVWRDDLGHRQESITMDALGSAQFRCNAGSVSVWVIDTQ, encoded by the coding sequence ATGCGCAACCCTACGCTGTTACAGTTTTTCCACTGGTATTATCCCGATGGCGGTCGCCTGTGGCCGGAAGTTGCGGAGCGCGCCGCCTGGCTGGCGGGAATCGGCATTACCTCCGTCTGGCTACCGCCCTGCTATAAAGGGGAGTCCGGCGGCTACTCCGTTGGCTATGATCCCTACGATCTGTTCGATCTGGGCGAATTTGTGCAAAAAGGCACGTGCGCTACCAAATATGGCGATAAGGCTCAGCTACTGCGGGCGGTAGAGACGCTGCGCCAACACCGGATCGATGTCCTGATAGATGTGGTGCTGAATCATAAAATGGGTGCCGATGAGAAAGAGCGCATCAGCGTCAGGCGGGTTAATCCCGATAATCGCGACGAAATTGATGAAGAAATTATCTCAGCGGAGGCCTGGACACGCTTTACCTTTCCGGCAAGAGAAGGCAAGTATTCGCGCTTTATCTGGGACTATCATTGCTTCAGCGGCATCGACCATATCGAAAACCCTGATGAAAGCGGCATCTTTAAAATCGAAAATGATTACGGCGGCGATGGCTGGAACGACCAGGTTGACGACGAACGGGGCAACTTCGATTATCTGATGGGGGCGAATATCGATTTCCGTAACCGTGCGGTGAGTGAGGAACTTAAGTACTGGGCGCGCTGGCTGATGGAAACGCTGCCCTGCACCGGTTTTCGCCTTGACGCGGTGAAGCATATTCCGGCGTGGTTCTGCAAGCAGTGGATCGAGCATGTACAGGCCACGGCATCACAGCCGATGTTTATCGTGGCGGAATACTGGTCACATGATGTAGAGACGCTGCTGCGTTACCTCGATCGGCTGGCAGGCAAGGCGCTGCTGTTTGACGCACCGCTACAGATGAAATTTCATCAGGCCTCGCAGCTGGGCGCGGATTTTGATTTACGCACGCTGTTCAGCGACACGCTAACGGCGCGGGCACCCGCTCATGCGGCCACGCTGGTAGCCAATCATGATACACAGCCGTTGCAGTCGCTGGAGGCACCGGTTGATTCGTGGTTTAAGCCGCTGGCCTACGCGCTGATCCTGCTGCGTGAACAGGGCGTGCCGACAATTTTCTATCCCGATCTGTTTGGTGCCAGCTATCAGGATGAAGGCGCAGACGGCGAGTATTGCACTATCGAGATGCCCGTTGTTGATGAGCTGGAGGCGTTGATCCGCGCGCGACAGCGCTATGCGCACGGCATTCAGACCGACTATTTCGATAGCGCGAACTGCATTGCCTTCAGCCGCCGTGGCACCGCGGACCATCCGGGCTGCGTGGTGGTTCTGTCAAACGGCAGCGATGGCGAAAAGCGCATCACCCTGGGGGAAGCGTTTGCCGGAACGGTCTGGCGCGACGATCTGGGCCACCGTCAGGAAAGCATCACCATGGATGCCCTGGGCAGCGCTCAGTTCCGCTGTAACGCTGGCAGCGTCAGCGTTTGGGTGATCGACACGCAATAA
- the yedD gene encoding lipoprotein YedD yields MKKWMLLGALALTGCAQITQYQQAVKTPAPANLQGYWQTSGPQSGLVSDQAIGSLIISAEGDTLDCRQWQRVIAKPGKLTLLSGQYVNVNKQLRVMPLELEGDVLHYDKLKLKKVARPTLECQQALEAVSAQPDAVVIQNIQPQLMRAVFADPSAPQPVQQPEPTAQQPASQP; encoded by the coding sequence ATGAAAAAGTGGATGCTGTTGGGCGCGCTGGCGCTGACGGGTTGTGCGCAGATTACTCAATACCAGCAGGCGGTAAAAACCCCGGCGCCAGCCAACCTGCAGGGTTACTGGCAAACCAGCGGGCCGCAAAGCGGGCTGGTCAGTGACCAGGCGATTGGCAGCCTGATTATCTCTGCGGAAGGCGATACGCTGGACTGTCGCCAGTGGCAGCGGGTGATCGCTAAACCTGGCAAACTGACGCTGCTGAGCGGGCAGTATGTCAACGTCAATAAACAGCTGCGTGTGATGCCGCTGGAGCTGGAAGGCGACGTGCTGCATTACGACAAGCTGAAGCTGAAAAAAGTGGCGCGGCCAACGCTGGAATGTCAGCAGGCGCTGGAAGCGGTTAGCGCTCAGCCGGATGCGGTGGTCATCCAGAATATCCAGCCGCAGCTGATGCGTGCCGTTTTTGCCGATCCGTCTGCGCCGCAACCGGTGCAACAGCCGGAGCCAACGGCGCAGCAGCCTGCCTCGCAACCCTGA
- a CDS encoding DUF6388 family protein, with translation MKTPQEYYAIARSMFLSAHPDFQAALDELKQEEADSFNMTLAQYRDMQADRLYAAFLRAKNQDAILFSIQLAEPDKEVAMQAIEAYLKEHAAALGMTWEAFCQKNQL, from the coding sequence ATGAAAACGCCTCAGGAATATTACGCCATTGCCCGTTCCATGTTTCTTTCCGCCCATCCCGATTTTCAGGCGGCGCTTGACGAGCTGAAACAGGAGGAAGCGGACAGCTTTAATATGACGCTGGCGCAGTATCGCGATATGCAGGCCGATCGCCTCTACGCCGCGTTCCTGCGCGCTAAAAATCAGGATGCGATTTTGTTCTCTATTCAGCTGGCTGAGCCTGATAAAGAAGTGGCGATGCAGGCGATTGAAGCCTATCTCAAGGAGCATGCCGCCGCGCTCGGCATGACGTGGGAAGCGTTCTGTCAGAAAAACCAGCTGTAG
- a CDS encoding DinI-like family protein, translating into MFVELIYDKRNVAGLPGAHEMILEELQKRIHRTFPDAEVKAKAMQRNAIESDASKSDKSIIIRIVEEMFDEADMWLVAE; encoded by the coding sequence ATGTTTGTTGAACTGATTTATGACAAGCGCAATGTTGCCGGTCTGCCTGGCGCGCATGAAATGATCCTGGAGGAGTTGCAAAAACGTATTCACCGCACCTTCCCGGACGCCGAGGTTAAGGCTAAAGCGATGCAGCGCAACGCGATTGAAAGCGATGCCAGCAAAAGCGACAAATCAATTATTATCCGCATCGTTGAGGAGATGTTTGACGAAGCGGATATGTGGCTGGTAGCGGAATAA
- the cspE gene encoding transcription antiterminator/RNA stability regulator CspE, with the protein MSNKMTGLVKWFNAEKGFGFISPEDGSKDVFVHFSAIQSNDFKTLDEGQKVSFSVENGAKGPSATNVVAL; encoded by the coding sequence ATGTCTAATAAAATGACTGGTTTAGTAAAATGGTTCAACGCTGAAAAAGGCTTTGGCTTTATCTCTCCGGAAGACGGCAGCAAAGATGTATTCGTACACTTCTCCGCTATCCAGAGCAACGATTTCAAAACCCTTGATGAAGGCCAGAAAGTTTCTTTCTCCGTTGAAAACGGCGCGAAAGGCCCTTCAGCAACTAACGTTGTTGCGCTGTAA
- a CDS encoding MliC family protein: protein MNKGYLATAMAAAFMLAGCNTTGPLPGNEKAQKTQVTYQCSDGEQLAATYYNGEPNRLAIVKKGNQPALVMVNVVAGSGAKYVGNIYEWWTKGDSGNFTQLMDNTITECRSHG, encoded by the coding sequence ATGAACAAAGGTTATCTGGCCACGGCAATGGCGGCGGCATTTATGCTGGCTGGCTGTAACACCACCGGGCCGCTACCGGGAAATGAAAAAGCGCAAAAAACCCAGGTTACCTATCAGTGCAGCGATGGAGAACAGCTGGCGGCAACTTACTACAATGGCGAGCCTAACCGGCTGGCGATAGTGAAAAAGGGCAATCAGCCCGCGCTGGTGATGGTCAACGTGGTGGCTGGCAGCGGTGCAAAATATGTTGGCAATATTTATGAGTGGTGGACAAAAGGCGACAGCGGTAACTTTACTCAGCTGATGGATAACACCATTACCGAGTGCCGTTCGCACGGTTAA
- the gcvT gene encoding glycine cleavage system aminomethyltransferase GcvT translates to MNNQNLKTTALCALHEKCHAHMVDFHGWLMPLHYGSQIHEHHAVRNDAGMFDVSHMTVIDIHGAKSYQLLRYLLANNIDKLTSPGKALYSAMLNHEGGVIDDLIVYFFSQQHYRMVVNSATREKDLAWIKQHASRYQVDIQPRDDLSLIAVQGPQAQQKVSRLLTSAQQNDIAGMKPFFGKQTGQLFIATTGYTGEQGYEIALPSTLAATFWQALLDAGVTPCGLGARDTLRLEAGMNLYGQEMDEQTSPLVANMGWTIGWEPPQRDFIGRQALEKQRHAIQEQLVGLVMQDKGILRNQLSVTCRSLEGETCYGTITSGSFSPTLNCSIALARLPVNISDEASVTLRGKPHAVRIVKPLFVRNGKSVID, encoded by the coding sequence ATGAATAATCAAAACTTAAAAACGACGGCGCTGTGTGCCCTGCATGAAAAATGTCATGCCCACATGGTGGATTTTCACGGTTGGCTGATGCCGCTGCATTACGGCTCGCAAATTCACGAACATCATGCCGTTCGTAACGATGCGGGAATGTTTGATGTTTCGCATATGACCGTAATAGATATTCATGGTGCTAAATCGTATCAATTATTGCGTTACCTGCTGGCTAATAATATCGATAAATTAACTTCGCCAGGTAAAGCTTTATATAGCGCCATGCTTAACCACGAGGGCGGCGTAATAGACGATTTGATCGTCTATTTTTTCAGCCAGCAACACTATCGCATGGTGGTCAATTCGGCTACGCGCGAGAAAGATCTCGCCTGGATTAAGCAACACGCTTCCCGGTATCAGGTTGACATTCAACCACGCGATGACCTGTCGCTGATTGCCGTTCAGGGGCCTCAGGCGCAGCAGAAAGTCTCCCGGCTGCTGACCTCTGCCCAACAGAACGATATTGCCGGAATGAAACCCTTTTTTGGTAAACAGACCGGGCAGCTGTTTATCGCCACAACGGGTTATACCGGCGAGCAAGGTTATGAGATCGCGCTGCCCTCAACGTTGGCGGCAACCTTCTGGCAGGCACTGCTGGATGCGGGCGTCACGCCCTGCGGTCTCGGCGCTCGCGATACGCTGCGCCTGGAAGCTGGCATGAATCTCTACGGGCAGGAGATGGATGAGCAGACCTCGCCGCTGGTGGCGAATATGGGCTGGACCATCGGCTGGGAGCCACCGCAGCGTGATTTTATCGGCAGGCAGGCGTTAGAAAAACAGCGCCATGCCATTCAGGAGCAGCTGGTCGGCCTGGTTATGCAGGATAAAGGCATATTACGCAACCAGCTTTCCGTAACGTGCCGCAGCCTTGAGGGAGAAACCTGCTACGGCACCATTACCAGCGGTTCGTTCTCGCCCACGCTGAATTGCAGTATCGCCCTTGCCCGGCTGCCGGTAAATATTAGCGATGAGGCAAGCGTAACGCTGCGCGGAAAACCTCATGCCGTTCGCATTGTAAAACCGCTGTTTGTACGTAATGGGAAAAGCGTCATTGATTAA
- the gcvH gene encoding glycine cleavage system protein GcvH, translating to MNIPADLKYTDSHEWVKDEGDGLFRVGITEHAQSLLGDVVFIDLPPEEKCYQTGEECATVESVKAVSDIYSPIDGEIVEVNSLLDDTPELVNSSPYEEGWIFLIKSDQPDPTAGLLCAEDYHSLIAD from the coding sequence ATGAATATACCCGCCGATCTGAAATATACCGATTCCCATGAATGGGTAAAGGACGAAGGTGATGGCCTGTTCCGTGTAGGCATTACAGAACATGCGCAATCGCTATTGGGCGATGTGGTTTTTATCGATTTACCGCCGGAAGAGAAATGCTATCAGACCGGTGAAGAGTGCGCGACGGTAGAATCCGTTAAGGCCGTTTCTGATATTTATAGTCCGATCGACGGTGAAATCGTCGAGGTAAATAGTCTGCTTGATGACACGCCCGAATTAGTGAATAGCTCACCCTATGAAGAGGGCTGGATTTTTTTAATAAAAAGCGACCAGCCGGACCCGACCGCCGGGCTGTTGTGCGCAGAAGATTATCACTCTCTGATTGCCGACTAA